A window of the Persephonella sp. genome harbors these coding sequences:
- a CDS encoding ATP synthase F0 subunit B produces the protein MPEVHVIPDITLFVQLAIFLVFMFIMKKIYFDPYLEAFDEREKTVEQLLAEAEENKKKTEKILEEVEKILAQTREESKKIMEQYHKETTQMVNDILRKAQQEAEKEIEDAKKEVALTVEVEKKTMDKIIEKIAEEITEKLLLKEKAA, from the coding sequence ATGCCTGAGGTTCATGTAATACCGGATATTACTCTGTTTGTGCAACTTGCCATATTCCTTGTTTTTATGTTCATTATGAAAAAAATCTATTTTGACCCTTACCTTGAAGCATTTGACGAAAGGGAAAAAACTGTAGAACAGCTTTTAGCAGAAGCTGAAGAAAATAAGAAAAAAACAGAAAAAATCCTTGAGGAAGTAGAAAAAATCCTTGCTCAAACAAGAGAAGAATCTAAGAAAATTATGGAACAATACCACAAAGAAACTACACAAATGGTAAATGATATTCTCAGAAAAGCTCAGCAAGAAGCAGAAAAAGAAATAGAAGATGCCAAGAAGGAAGTGGCTTTAACAGTTGAAGTAGAAAAGAAAACAATGGACAAAATAATAGAAAAAATTGCAGAAGAAATTACAGAAAAACTACTTCTCAAGGAGAAAGCAGCATGA
- the rnr gene encoding ribonuclease R — MDITEKDIINFLKHRGKPVYFKMLQRKLGVPKSEKKVLRKLLKKLQKKKIIRYEKGKYLLTEWKQKEENLIEGRVEAHPSGYGFLIIGDEVEDLFIPPPEMRYLFDGDIVLARAVKRRKKDEAKIVKVIERAIKTAVGRYYKDRTGHYILLSDTVLPHKIYISKKEAKKHKLEPGTYVVIEITQYPAPRIRGRGKILKVLGKTKNTLTVAEIIARKYNLPTEHSKEAIAEAEKLPSTVRITKNRRDLTKQICFTIDPPSARDHDDAVAIEKEGNLYRLYVHIADVSHYVKEGSAIDREAFERGNTYYLPERALHMLPERLAAELCSLRPNEKKYAFTCEMLINKKGQVVEYDIYESVIVSKAKLTYDEALRLIVGDPALEEKYPDVVQPLRYMEELAKILMKAKEKRGSIDFDMPESQILFTETGDPYDVVPYERHLAHRIIEEFMIIANETVAKHMFKKELPFIYRVHEEPDLDKVIKFVDLVAGLGYDVSYPEKITPKFIQKILEKVAGTPEENLVRFMALRTMRQAKYSTENIGHFGLASDCYTHFTSPIRRYADINVHRMLKKEIKGKFTKKDLQILPAKLEEIAKQCSKMERVADDAERDALEILKLRILTNHIGEVFEGIITGVVSFGLFVEIEKYLIEGLIPIATLPGYFKYDELNQRLISEGKIFRLGDKIRVRIENVDEDLKKLDLSYVET, encoded by the coding sequence ATGGATATAACAGAAAAAGATATTATTAATTTTTTAAAGCATAGAGGAAAACCTGTCTATTTTAAAATGCTCCAGAGGAAATTAGGAGTTCCTAAATCCGAAAAAAAAGTTCTCCGCAAGCTCCTAAAAAAACTCCAAAAGAAAAAAATAATCAGATATGAAAAAGGAAAATATCTGCTTACAGAATGGAAACAAAAGGAAGAAAATCTAATTGAAGGCAGAGTAGAAGCCCATCCAAGCGGTTATGGATTTCTAATCATAGGGGATGAGGTTGAGGATTTATTTATCCCTCCTCCGGAAATGAGATATCTGTTTGACGGAGATATTGTTCTTGCCCGTGCAGTTAAAAGAAGAAAAAAAGATGAAGCAAAAATAGTAAAAGTAATAGAAAGAGCGATAAAAACAGCTGTTGGAAGATATTATAAAGACAGGACAGGACATTATATTCTTTTATCAGACACAGTTTTACCCCATAAAATATATATTTCAAAAAAAGAAGCAAAAAAACATAAATTAGAACCGGGAACTTATGTTGTTATAGAAATAACCCAGTATCCAGCACCCCGTATCAGAGGCAGAGGGAAAATACTTAAAGTCTTAGGAAAAACAAAAAATACATTAACAGTAGCAGAAATCATAGCCAGAAAGTATAACCTGCCAACAGAACATTCAAAGGAAGCAATAGCTGAAGCAGAAAAACTGCCATCAACAGTTAGGATAACCAAAAATAGAAGAGACCTTACAAAGCAGATATGTTTCACAATAGACCCACCATCCGCCAGAGACCATGATGATGCGGTGGCAATAGAAAAAGAGGGTAATTTATACAGACTTTATGTCCATATAGCAGATGTATCCCATTATGTTAAAGAAGGTTCTGCAATTGATAGGGAAGCATTTGAGAGGGGTAATACATACTATCTTCCTGAAAGAGCACTTCACATGCTACCAGAAAGACTTGCAGCAGAACTTTGTAGTTTAAGACCAAACGAGAAAAAATATGCTTTTACCTGTGAGATGCTTATTAACAAAAAAGGTCAGGTGGTTGAATACGACATATATGAAAGTGTTATCGTAAGTAAAGCAAAACTGACCTATGATGAAGCACTGAGACTTATTGTTGGTGACCCTGCACTTGAGGAAAAATATCCGGATGTTGTTCAACCCCTTAGATATATGGAAGAACTGGCAAAAATCCTTATGAAAGCAAAGGAAAAAAGAGGAAGCATTGATTTTGATATGCCAGAAAGTCAGATATTATTCACAGAAACAGGAGACCCTTATGATGTCGTTCCATACGAGAGACATCTGGCACACCGAATAATAGAAGAATTTATGATAATTGCCAATGAAACAGTTGCAAAACATATGTTCAAAAAAGAACTGCCTTTTATATACAGGGTTCATGAAGAACCAGATTTAGACAAAGTTATAAAATTTGTTGACCTTGTTGCAGGTCTTGGATATGACGTTTCATACCCAGAGAAAATAACACCAAAATTTATCCAGAAAATCCTTGAAAAAGTTGCAGGCACCCCTGAGGAAAATCTTGTCAGATTTATGGCTCTAAGGACTATGAGACAGGCTAAATACTCCACAGAAAACATAGGACATTTCGGGCTTGCTTCCGATTGTTACACTCATTTTACCTCACCGATTAGAAGATATGCAGATATAAATGTCCACAGAATGCTCAAAAAAGAGATAAAAGGAAAATTCACCAAAAAAGACCTCCAGATACTTCCTGCCAAACTTGAAGAAATTGCCAAACAATGCTCAAAAATGGAAAGGGTCGCTGACGATGCAGAAAGAGATGCCCTTGAAATCTTGAAACTAAGAATTCTAACTAATCATATAGGTGAAGTATTTGAAGGAATCATAACAGGAGTTGTTTCTTTTGGGCTATTTGTTGAAATTGAAAAATATTTAATAGAAGGACTTATTCCTATAGCCACATTACCTGGATATTTCAAATATGATGAACTCAACCAGAGACTTATCAGCGAAGGCAAAATTTTTAGATTAGGAGACAAAATCAGAGTAAGGATTGAAAATGTTGATGAAGACCTAAAAAAATTAGACCTTTCTTATGTGGAAACTTAA